Within Saccharomycodes ludwigii strain NBRC 1722 chromosome IV, whole genome shotgun sequence, the genomic segment tatcaaTGCGTCATATACTAGTTTTcttgaatatatatatatacacatGTTATTTAAGTTATACATAAGTTAAAGAgactttttatataaattacatataatttaattaatgtTGTATTATATAAGGAAAGATAATATCTAGAAGCAACCACGTATATGATGTATGGGCAgataaaaaagtaaatacaCATCCgtacatttatttttttcaacaatataACAGTCATAgaagaaatataattagTATTAAACCATTATTTAAGTTCGCAAAAACAACatgtttaaattttcaataaaatcgTAAATAATTTACAGGATTTATAatgttataaaatatataaatttttaactttattttgtaaaatattattaataattataaattattttatatgatataaataaaaataaattgttggtaattttattattttaaacattTATTATACTGCGAAATTAAATTATGTGTTAATAGTAAAGATTCAACAATGTTGCATAtgttaaatttattgagATATATGTtgagaaaataaatgtacgggtgtgtatatttattttctatctGCCTGTTCGTCATATGCATGGCTTGTtgagaaaataaatgtacgggtgtgtatatttattttctatctGCCTGTTCGTCATATGCATGGCTGCTTCTAAATACTATCTTTccttttataatattatattaattaagTTATACGTAATTTATATAAGAAGTCCCTTTTACATAAGCTAAAAGAGACTAAGGTGTATATTCATATTAACAGGTATATTACATAATATGAATCATTCTATTGATCGGTTAGATCAGCTATTCGCTCAACAGGTTATGAGCCCTGAGGCAATACCCGAAGTACTCtacaaattaaaaggaAATTCCAACTATAAAAAATGGTGTGACGAATTTACTTATATGTTAACAGCCTTTAACCCATATATTGTGAGTTTCTTGCAAACTGGTCTATTAAACATACCAGACATTAATAATGCTGATACATTTGTTACCACTAGAATGCTTACCACGGCTAGTCGAATTGCAGACATGGCCATCAGAAAATCTCTCGATGAAAATACATTAGATACATATACAGCTGCCACAAATGCTTTTCGGGGCacaaattattatctaaGAACCAAGGCCGGCTGGGATAGCTTGAATGAGATGTATTCCTCCGGTACTTTGAGATCCTACTATGATGCCATGAGCAAGAAGCCTACACCTTATACCTTAACTTCTTCCATTTCGACATGTACTGAAGTTATAAATCATCTAGTCGAATTAGATGACTTGAGAATGACAAACTCAGTTTTATACCAAAGTGccttatttttagattATTGTCCAGCAATTGCTGATATGGTGATTGATAAGTATGGTGATTCCACAGATGTCACTGTTAATCAGATTAAATTGTATTTGACTAATAAGTCAGCAACAAGAAAGAATAAAGACAATGCCATAAATCCATTATCTTCTGCTTTTCTTTCTCAATCTTCGACCCTCAATACATCACAGAAAATCCAAAATGGTGATGCTTTTACTAAGGTCTCAGCCAAAAATCAAAGATATAACAGAGAAACAAAGTATAGGTGCAAGTTATGCGACAAAGATCATAAAACTATCAATTGTCCTGATATTGAGAAATGTAGAGAAATATtacagaaaaataaaagtaccACATTTTTCTCAAATGGGAATATTGAATTGGGAAAATGTGATAATTTTGTCAAATCTGAACCTACGCGGTGTTTCGATAGCGAATGTTCTGCACATATGACTGATAATATAAGCTGGTTTACCGAACTACCATCATGTAACACAACAGTAAATGGCATTGGTGGAAAGAGATTAGTGTCAAAGGGAAAAGGATCTGTTAATATCAATGGAACCGTATTCAGGGATGTTTTATATGTACCTGATCTCCAGAACAATCTAATTTCTGCTTTATCTGCTATGGCCTATTTTGGCaccaatgataataaaataccaCAAAACTTTAACGCTGTAATAAAAAGTCCAAATAGTAAAGAATGGAGCACTGCGTGTCAACAGGAATTAAATTCTCTTGTCGGAAATCACACGTTTGACTGGGTTTTTCCTCCACCTGGTACTAAAATTATAGGTTCTCGTTGGGTATTTACTATTAAGGATTCTGGGTTGTACAAAGCCCGATTAGTTGCCCAAGATTTTACACAGCGTGCTGGTATTAATTACAATGAAACATTTGTTCCTGTTATTTGTTATAGCAGCGTTCGTTTGTTTCTTGCTGTTGCTGCATCTCGTGGTTTCCTAATCCACCAGATGGATGTAACCACGGCATTTCTAAATGCACCAATTGATACACCCATATATGTTCGTCCTCCTGTTGATTATCCACATGCTCCTGGCATGGTGTggaaattgaataaaagcTTATATGGTTTAAAACAAGCGCCTCTTCTTTGGAACCAAACTATAGCTGGAAAATTAGCCCATATAGGCTTTACAAAACATCCATCTGAACATGggttgtttgtttgttgcAATAACTCCGATGAAACTTTTGTTGCACTCTATGTTGATGATTTGTTGATTGCCGGTAGTTCTTCTGCTAAGGTTTCTAAGGTCAAGCATTACTTATCCAAGTGTTTCCAGATGAAAGATCTTGGACCTGCTTCAAAATTTCTTGGTATGAACATAACGCAATCTCCACAAGGAATTTCGATCTCTCTATCTgattatatttcaaaattgcTGGTTGAATTTGGACCTCCATTTAAACCCATTCATACTCCACTAGATAAACATGccgatttattttcttcaattgaACCTCCAACTGCTGATATCACTAGATTTCAAAGCATGGTGGGAAAACTGCTATTTGCCTCGAATACTGTGAGATATGATATTGATTTTGCTGCTTACTTTTTGTCTCGTTTTCTCAACTCGCCTACAAATGTGCATCTGAAAGCCGCAAGAAGAGTTGTCGACTATCTAATTACTACTAAAGATTTTAGCCTCACTTATAAAAAAGGTATTCCATCTCATCTAAATGTCTACGGTGATGCATCCTATGCTGATAATAAGACAGATATGCATTCTACCTGTGGATACATCACAGTTTACAGTGGTGCACCTATTACGTGGAGTTCCAAGAAAATCAAAGCAATGTGCTTATCTTCTGCTGATGCAGAATATATATCGATGAATGAGGCGTGTAAAGAAGCATATTGGTTAACTGACATATTTAATGGCTTGAACATTGAAATACCATCTATTGATTTGATGGCTGATAACAGTTCTGCAATTGCACTTGCTAAACATCCAACACAACACAACCGTACAAAACACATTAACGTAAAATATCACCACATAAGAGAAGCCGTTGAAACCAAAAAGGTAAacattcaatttttaaaaacaacagaACAACCAGCTGATATGATGACCAAACCTCTCTCAAGAGCTTTACACGAAAGATGCCGTGacacttttattaatacttAATACCATACAAAGACTATGATAACATTAAGTAAGGGAGAGTGTtgagaaaataaatgtacGGGcgtgtatttattttctatataCCCGTGCATCATATGCATGGTTGCTTACAgatattatctttttttatataacacaatattatttaactaCTACGTGGAGTTATAAAGGAGCTCTCTTTATATAAGCTAATGTGACCAAtgtgtatatttatatcaagAGGTATATTACAtaatatgatttttttttttactgttATGTTAGATCAACTTTTTGCTCAGTGCACTTAGCATATTAaaacatatacatataaataCCACACCACATACTTATGCTATGTATACGGTTTATAAGACCACTCCGCTCCCTATCCGGCAAGCTTAACACTACTAAGTGATGGTGATTTTCAATGTTTCAGAATgtcttttataataaaaaggcTTTGACCTCGCCTataccctttttttttttttttttttttttttttctccatCGTTTAagaattgttttttattgtttttgccgctagtattatttataagcCAATAATATCATCTGTTGgacatatttttatactcAAATTATATATTCTATATATTAGAAATATTCATTCATAGGAGGCAAAAGTAAAGTTGAGTAACCTATTTATTACGAACACTAGCATTCTCTTTCAAAGCAATCAATTGCTTGGCTCTGAAGGTTTCATAATGGATAGAAGCAGTGGTGTCAATCAAATCCTGTAAATGTGTTCTTATTAAGAATTCTCTCAAATAGATAAATTCACATTGGTTCATATCTTCAACATTAATTACCCCCCATCTTGTTTTTCTGCCTCTAACTAACTTGCCATTAATATCGACCTCCTTTTCAGAGCCAACAACAGCAAACGGGATGACACTTCTTATATTTTCGTTCAGCTCTAGTTCTTCTTGTGTCAAGTcatcataataatcatcaaatggataaattttaaaccTGTAGCTTTTAAATTCATGTTGGATGATCTTTCTAAAGTTATGCCTTTCCTCGATCGTTAAAGTGTCGCTCTTGGCGATTACTGGTATAACGTTGACAATTTCAGTTAATATTCTCAAAGCTGCAATATCCAACTCAGTTAAGCCTTTGCAATTTGGTTGGATAAAATACAATACTGCGTGCACTCTTGTGTCTTTTATTCTCTTTTCACGTTGAGCAGTTAATTCTTTACGTAGATATTGTGAATATTGttctttaatatattttactATAGGTTCCCAAGCTTTACTATTGTTGATTTGATCTCCGAACCCGGGTGTATCAATAACATTGATATTTAAACGAACTCTATCTTCAACTAAAGTATGATTGGAAACAACTATGTCTGTAGTTTTCTTGATAGGTTCTCTAGTGATATCCAACCCTGTCGAGGAATCTATTAAATGTGATGCAAATAGCGTATTGATCAAAGTACTTTTACCCAAACCAGAATGACCAACAACCATGATATTAAATTGAAATCCCTTTTTCAATAAGCGATGTTCGATTTGAGTAGTGATAGAATCAAAACCAACATATGAACTCGGTTGGATGGGTGCCATCAAAGAAGCAGGTATtggattattattgttgttgctgttattattggtggtAGTGGTGTTACTAGTTAATGAAGCTGAAGCTGACATTATTTCAACGTAtccttttttgttttttgtttttttgttttttcttttttcctttgaaCAGAAAAAGTAAAACATAGTAAACAAATCAGAGAGTTATTTTTTGACTTGCCGATTGCGttacatattttttagtttGTGGCTTTCCTTTCAAaagtatataatattttttatgtatGGTTTAGTCCGAAGGCCGATAATGTTAGTTTATGGactatttgttttttaaagttcGTTACAAGTGATGTttgtgtatatattttcaaaaccaAAAATTACAGCTAAaagaagggaaaaaaaaaaaaaatttctctttttctattatCCCTATCATTGTCAATTATAACTTTCCATAAGAACTATAAACAAACTTAACATCACTATCAGCATCTCTTTTTGTTACCTGTGAgagaggaaaaaagaaagaaaggaaaaagaaaaggaagaaaaagagaaaatgtGTATATCTCATACTACTACTATGTGTTGTAATAATGCCATTgctgttttgaaaaaacaacaacaacaaccaaggaatttttttcttttagcTTTAAGATCTATATTATCACTTGGTGGTGGGGGCACTATTTCCAACAATACCATTCCCTTGGGAAAATGGGCTGAATTGGTTGGTTTTCCCGCtgttaataatgatactaATTCTGAATCCGTAACAGATTTTCTAACTGATAATGGTATTTTATTGGCTGCTCCAAAAAAGAAGGTCTCCcatcaaaagaaaaggcAAAAGGCCATAGCACCAGCCAGAAAGCAATTGAAATTTATTCACCATCTAAATAATTGTCCAAGTTGTGGACATTACAAGAGGGCAAATACTATATGCATGTATTGCTTTGGTTCTGTCCGTCATTTGTGGAAATCATTCAcaagaaaagaattaaaagaacCTATTCAAGAACAAGAATTGAGTGatttggataaaaaaattatatatccTGGTAGGAAAGAGACCGACTATACaaagaaattgaaagaTAAAGATAGTTATTTAGAACGTCGTATGAGGACTTTACCTGTTGAAGGAAAGGAGTAAAGAAAACATAACTGGCAACAAATAACTtcatgtatatataaacctagataattttattttttccttaaaaaaaaaaaaaaaaaagaatgaaaaaaaagaaaggaaaaaccAGATCCTAAACATACTATTTACATGTAATATGATTGATTTTACtgtattttcttttgttttactTTTAGTGGATTTTTAATTATCTGTATCTAACGATTAATCTATTAAATTCATTCCTATAATTAGTATCGTTAATATTTCAGGATACTTTACCAAattatgttaaaaaaaatttcctttttttttcttttttttttcatttttttttcttttttttcatttattttcctAAAAAACTgctaataaattttttttttttttttcactccATAAAAggttaaaattaaatgaattCATTTCTCTTCTATCTTTTGCATGCGGTCTTTATCATCGTGAAGAATGGACTTCGTAAACACATAAAcatagataaaaaataaaataaaataaaataaaaaagggggataaatatattattcgttgtttccattttttgttttttatcaCGTTCGTTATTAGATTTAACTTGTATTTCTAATAACCGTTATATCTATTATATTTGTAACAATATGACGGTTGTGAGAGAAGAGCAACAACGCTTTCAGAATGCGACTAGGCCccataataacaacactaCCAAAAAGCCAAAGACTATCCCGTCATATCGTGTAAATGTATTTTCCACAACTTCATTTCCTCATCCATTAGGTATCAAACCATCAGGGAACTTATTGTTTAGTACTGGAGCAACAGACGGTGTTGaccaattaaaaaatagacAGGAActgttaaagaaaaatctgggtaaattatataattttccCGAAGAATTActgatttattttatttccaattaCATAAATGACCCCAAGACTTTGTTAAGCTTAAGCCACACCTCAAGAATATTATACGCATATACCTACGATGATGAATTGTGGAGAAGGTTATACGTTAGTGAGTATATTAAACTAGAAGCTACTGCCCCCGAGAAGGAAAGTATTAATCCATATGGCATCACCGAATGGAAAGGTTCATGGAGAAAGACTTTGTTGAAAGCCCCAGGTGGTGAAGAAGACGAGGCCTTAATTCAATGTAATGGGCTAGTATTTTCTGATTTATTGTATAGGCCTTTCCAATGTTCTCAGGTGGATTTTGCCAAAATTTTtggtaaaataattaaatttgaaatgAAACAATCTGAATTAATGACTAATTTAAATCCGGATTTTGGTATTAGTAGATTTGACGAGGAAACTTTTACGAGctcactttttttttcaaaatatattaacaaaccctttattttgaaatccAAAACACCTGGCAGATGGCCACTGAATACAACGATAGATAGCTTAAGTGCGAAATACCCCAATGTTAGATTTCGTCAAGAAGCAGTGAATTGGGATTTATCCTTTTATTCAAAGTATTTCCATAACAACAAGGACGAATCACcactatatttatttgactGCAATAGTGTCGCAATGGATACCATTAGGAAAACTTATACGCCCCCCAAGATTTTTCAATCtgattttttgaaattgttcAACCAACAATCACACAATTGCAGACCTGATCACAGATGGTTAATTGTAGGACCTGCAGGTAGTGGATCTACATTCCATAAAGACCCCAACAACACAGCTGCCTGGAACACTGTGCTAACCGGACAAAAATTATGGGTTATGTTACCACCACATATTAAGCCTCCGGGAGTTTCTACTgatattgatgaaaatgaagtGACTTCACCAATTGGCATATGTGAATGGGTATTGGCAGGTTATTATAATGATTCGGTCACATTAGCTATGAGTAACACCAACCCTGGTGGTACATCAAATAACCCTACAATCAACTGTTTGATCGGAGTAACTTTTCCTGGTGAATGCATTTATGTGCCCGCTGGGTGGTGGCATACAGTTATAAATTTGACAGATTCGGTAGCATTGACTGAGAATTTTTTACCAGAACCAATCGTACCTCAAACcttgaattttttcaaaaacaagCAAAAGCAAATATCTGGATTCCATGCTAAGGATTTCATAAAATCATTGCAAGGCTTTTTAGATGTGCACGGTTGTGATTCTGAAGCCAAGGATACCcagaatattataaaactaaaaaactttttaaaggaaaataagGATAGACTGGATACCAATGAAGATTGTGGGGTAGTTTCAGAATTGCAAGAGCTGGGTATTCCTCTATAcgaattttttgttgaattaATTAGAAATGATCCTACATATTGTAAATTTCTACCCCAAGCCTTAAAGGAGTTGAACAACATTGAAATACAAGAATATAATCTGAAACATGGCGGTGTAAGAAATTGTAGAGAGTCTAAACTATGGAGCGAATTAACTTCTAATGGTACTGACCGCAGTGCTAAAGAGAATAGTACTGATGATAAAAGGGCATTTTCGAGTGgattttcatttaattttaaagagGAGTATGAGGACtaattaaagttttttgaTAGTGtactatatataattatttagcaatgtttttttttttcccctctttcttttctttctctccCTTATATCAGTgcttaaaatattaatttatataatttctttgtttaatattacATAATGGTGCAGCATTTTGTCAAACCAGTCTTTGATTTTTCTGGAGCAACGTTAACCGGAGAGTTAGGCTTCCCTTTGTCAGCCGTGGCAGAGGCATGTTTCGTTTTTGAATCTTTTTTGCTCGttgatgttgttgttgtcacTTTTGTTTCCTTCCCCTTCTCTTTTGGCTCCTGTTTAACATCAGAActatttgttgttgaattCAACTTCAAAACTATGGCATAAAAATCACTACCTTGAGTTTTAGCCATTCTCAATTCCAAATCGCTTGGCAATCTACTACCATCATTACAAGAAATAGTACCACTTCCCCATGGAGACCCACCATGTACCTCGTTAACATTTGCCAAATCGCCAAAAGTGGTTTTATATCCCATTGGAACATAGATCAAGCCATGATGGACTAAATAACTTAAGGAATTTCTAACAGTAGTTTCTTGGCCACCGCCTGGAGAGGCAGTGCTAACAAACATACCAGCCGGTTTACCGTATAAGGCACCTTCACTCCACAAAGAGCCGGTCGCATCCCAAAATGCACTCCATTGCGATGGTACAGTACCGAACCTGGTTGGAATACCAAATAAGAACCCATCATATTTAGTTAATATGTTCACAGTGGCCACTGGTAGATCTTCGGGTGGAGCTGGTGCATGTAATTGTTGCAGAATTTCTAAAGGTAGGGTTTCTTCAATTCTGTAAATATCGGCAATACCGCCCTTATCCTGGATTCCCTTTTGAATACTCTCGGCCAATATATTGATGTGACCGTACATAGAATATGTGATAATAGCAATTTTTGGAGAGGATGTCATTGTTTgagggggggggggggtggtttttttgttattttattttttttttttttttctttgtttcaatatatatttttcaagaTAATTCTCATTGTAATTATTAGACTtataatacatatatatatatatatatttatttatttatttatttattcttttattattaattttttagtaatattgttttcaaGTAATTAATTCGTGGTCTGGAGTAGTAAAAATTAGTAATGGCTTacataattaaaataataaacattataattattactatGGTCCGCCCCCTCCCCCACCCATTAGACTTTAGCAGCCGCAGAACTTTCTcgctctttttttttttttttttttttttttttttctcaagTTTAATTATgcaaaaagcaaaaaaaaagtaataataacaaaaaaacaaaaacaggGGCCTCTTATCTATACTTAGATACACAAAATATATTCCTCTAGCTTTCTAACGTATTTTCAAAGTTATATTTGTCCAGAAGCACCAATCGCTTCTACTATATACAGGCCAAACACAAAGTCTGAATTAAGAATCAAAGTTAACATTAGGtgataaataataacaaaagtaacattaaaataaataaatcagaatatattttttttgtttcttttacGTACACGTGCATAATATAGAATGTTCAACGGATAGCAGCTGTTGAAATGAataagataaataaataaaaaaaaaaatagttttggccaaaaaaaaaaagaaaaagaaaaaataattaaaataaaatcatcaacATTAATAAGTCATCTATTTACCGCCGTTAATCTTTGCAACTAATTCCTTGTATTTTTCAGTAGAGAAAGATTTTGGACGTTCAATTGGACTACCAACAGCTCTGTCAGTAATCAATTGTGGCAAAACACCAAAAGCTCTAGCAACACCAAACAACACAGTGTAGAAAGAGGCTTCAGTTAAACCGTAGTATTGTAACAAAACACCAGAGTGAGAATCAACATTTGGCCATGGATTCTTGGTCTTACCTTGCTTGGTCAAAACACCTGGAGCAACTTCGTAAATGGCAGAAACCAACTTGAATAACTCATAATTTGGGAAATGTTCCAAAGCAAATTCACGTTGGGCAGTATAACGTGGATCCGTCTTTCTCAAGACGGCATGACCATAACCTGGGATAACTCTACCGCTGTTCAAAGTTTCCCACAAGTACTTTTCAATGGCTGGCTTAGAGTAATCGCCCTTCAATTCGTCTCTCATTTTAAACAACCATTCCAAGACTTCTTGGTTGGCACGACCGTGCAATGGACCAGCCAAACCGTTCATACCAGCAGCAAAAGATAAGTATGGAGAAGACAAAGCAGAACCAACTAAATGGGTTGTGTGAGCAGAGACATTACCACCTTCGTGATCGGAGTGGATAGTCAAATACAATCTCATCAATTCAACAAAGTCCTTGTTGGTGTAACCCAACAAATGAGCCAAGTTCTTACCATAATCAAAGTTTGGATTAACTTCAGCAATTTTACCATCCTTGAAAACGTTTCTGTAAATTTTAGCAGCAATGACTGGTAATTTACCCAATAAATCCAAACAATCTTCGTAGGTAAAGTTCCAGTAATCCTTCTTGTTCACACCTTGGGAATAAGCCTTGGCAAACTTGGACTCACTTTCTAAAGCGTTGATAGCAATGGAAAATTGCGCCATTGGATGCAAATCCTT encodes:
- the CDC10 gene encoding septin CDC10 (similar to Saccharomyces cerevisiae YCR002C | CDC10 | Cell Division Cycle) → MSASASLTSNTTTTNNNSNNNNNPIPASLMAPIQPSSYVGFDSITTQIEHRLLKKGFQFNIMVVGHSGLGKSTLINTLFASHLIDSSTGLDITREPIKKTTDIVVSNHTLVEDRVRLNINVIDTPGFGDQINNSKAWEPIVKYIKEQYSQYLRKELTAQREKRIKDTRVHAVLYFIQPNCKGLTELDIAALRILTEIVNVIPVIAKSDTLTIEERHNFRKIIQHEFKSYRFKIYPFDDYYDDLTQEELELNENIRSVIPFAVVGSEKEVDINGKLVRGRKTRWGVINVEDMNQCEFIYLREFLIRTHLQDLIDTTASIHYETFRAKQLIALKENASVRNK
- the MRPL32 gene encoding mitochondrial 54S ribosomal protein bL32m (similar to Saccharomyces cerevisiae YCR003W | MRPL32 | Mitochondrial Ribosomal Protein Large subunit) — encoded protein: MCISHTTTMCCNNAIAVLKKQQQQPRNFFLLALRSILSLGGGGTISNNTIPLGKWAELVGFPAVNNDTNSESVTDFLTDNGILLAAPKKKVSHQKKRQKAIAPARKQLKFIHHLNNCPSCGHYKRANTICMYCFGSVRHLWKSFTRKELKEPIQEQELSDLDKKIIYPGRKETDYTKKLKDKDSYLERRMRTLPVEGKE
- a CDS encoding uncharacterized protein (similar to Saccharomyces cerevisiae YER051W | JHD1 | JmjC domain-containing Histone Demethylase); the encoded protein is MTVVREEQQRFQNATRPHNNNTTKKPKTIPSYRVNVFSTTSFPHPLGIKPSGNLLFSTGATDGVDQLKNRQELLKKNLGKLYNFPEELLIYFISNYINDPKTLLSLSHTSRILYAYTYDDELWRRLYVSEYIKLEATAPEKESINPYGITEWKGSWRKTLLKAPGGEEDEALIQCNGLVFSDLLYRPFQCSQVDFAKIFGKIIKFEMKQSELMTNLNPDFGISRFDEETFTSSLFFSKYINKPFILKSKTPGRWPLNTTIDSLSAKYPNVRFRQEAVNWDLSFYSKYFHNNKDESPLYLFDCNSVAMDTIRKTYTPPKIFQSDFLKLFNQQSHNCRPDHRWLIVGPAGSGSTFHKDPNNTAAWNTVLTGQKLWVMLPPHIKPPGVSTDIDENEVTSPIGICEWVLAGYYNDSVTLAMSNTNPGGTSNNPTINCLIGVTFPGECIYVPAGWWHTVINLTDSVALTENFLPEPIVPQTLNFFKNKQKQISGFHAKDFIKSLQGFLDVHGCDSEAKDTQNIIKLKNFLKENKDRLDTNEDCGVVSELQELGIPLYEFFVELIRNDPTYCKFLPQALKELNNIEIQEYNLKHGGVRNCRESKLWSELTSNGTDRSAKENSTDDKRAFSSGFSFNFKEEYED
- the YCP4 gene encoding flavodoxin-like fold family protein (similar to Saccharomyces cerevisiae YCR004C | YCP4 | protein of unknown function), whose translation is MTSSPKIAIITYSMYGHINILAESIQKGIQDKGGIADIYRIEETLPLEILQQLHAPAPPEDLPVATVNILTKYDGFLFGIPTRFGTVPSQWSAFWDATGSLWSEGALYGKPAGMFVSTASPGGGQETTVRNSLSYLVHHGLIYVPMGYKTTFGDLANVNEVHGGSPWGSGTISCNDGSRLPSDLELRMAKTQGSDFYAIVLKLNSTTNSSDVKQEPKEKGKETKVTTTTSTSKKDSKTKHASATADKGKPNSPVNVAPEKSKTGLTKCCTIM
- the CIT2 gene encoding citrate (Si)-synthase CIT2 (similar to Saccharomyces cerevisiae YCR005C | CIT2 | CITrate synthase (paralog of YNR001C | CIT1)), with the translated sequence MLPVTARNSLARCLLRSNKSYASLLNTAANGCGECSCDTPHTNSIRYYSNGEKTLKERFAEIFPGKASEIKEFKKQYGKTVIGDVLLEQAYGGMRGIKGLVWEGSVLDPNEGIRFRGKTIPEIQKVLPHAEEGKEPLPEALFWLLLTGEVPSEAQVKALSADLAARSQLPKHVSELLDSLPKDLHPMAQFSIAINALESESKFAKAYSQGVNKKDYWNFTYEDCLDLLGKLPVIAAKIYRNVFKDGKIAEVNPNFDYGKNLAHLLGYTNKDFVELMRLYLTIHSDHEGGNVSAHTTHLVGSALSSPYLSFAAGMNGLAGPLHGRANQEVLEWLFKMRDELKGDYSKPAIEKYLWETLNSGRVIPGYGHAVLRKTDPRYTAQREFALEHFPNYELFKLVSAIYEVAPGVLTKQGKTKNPWPNVDSHSGVLLQYYGLTEASFYTVLFGVARAFGVLPQLITDRAVGSPIERPKSFSTEKYKELVAKINGGK